In the genome of Daucus carota subsp. sativus chromosome 9, DH1 v3.0, whole genome shotgun sequence, the window ACAGACAAAATGTGAAATGAAGCCAAACAATGTATTAAGAGGAAAGATGGATATTCAGCAAGCCGGTGGTTGAATAGATAACTCTTTGTTCAGTGAGCACAAAGTAGTTGTTCATTGATATACTTGTCCATTTCTGTACAGGCCCTACTCGTTCAAAATGCTCTGTTCATAACTCAAATTCTATATAAGTTAGTCATCTATTACTGATATTAAGTTAAGTTTATGACAACCGCTAGTTAACTATGAAGCAAGGCAAGTAGATATGAAAAACGATACTATTGTTTACCAAAATAATAGTAAAATTCGTATCATTCCTATACCTCCATCTCCCATGTTAGTCGTTTCTTTCGGTTTCATCGTCTAAATATGATTTGCATCCACAGCAACAAACATAGTTGTAATCATAATAACCCCTATTACTTAATAAAGGGTCCAGATGTTAATTTCAAGTTACTTCAATTCACTTAACCACCTTTAGTTCATTTTCTAGTCGTAAATTTCTCTTCTTACAATCCATCTAAACCACGCCTCTTAAGCTCTATTTTTTAGTCTGCTTCGAGGTTTGCAGCCGTAGTTCATCCTAATGTGCTATAAGGTTAGCTGTTTCGAGTTCTATATTCGCAATGTGAAACATACTTGAAgtggcatttcatcaaacaagaGGTGTGCATGTAAGAAAAACACGGAAAATATACCAAGAGCAACAGCAGTTGTAATAGAGCCCACGAAGCCGTAAACCTCGGAGGGTTTGGGACCAGCATCATCGGGTTTGGGACGCTGCAGATTGTCATGATGAGGGTCCTGAAAGAAGACTTGGGCTCTTCGATTGCGGGAGAAGCTCAGTATTCTTCTGGGACTGTTCACTGACCGTCTATTCTCCATCGTTTAACCCCTAGCCAATCTCAATTGCacttaaaaattaaatgatcaaaattaaataacaacTTATTGTCGTATcaatgataaaaaataataataataataataatgataataatagtaatagtagtagtagtaataataataataataataataataataataataataataataataataataataataataataataataataataataataataataataataataataatagattgtTAATAATAGATTAACTAGTATAAAAGTTCGTGTAAGTCACTGATGtcaaattaaatcatattttatattaataatttatttaaaattttagtttaatcattttattaaattttaaaatatatttctcaaTTGATCCACAATTTTTAAACAATATTTAGGTAGCTAAAGAAAATAAATGAACTGCACATGTAAAATtgttaacaaaatttataaatcgCTTAGATTGAAAAATTTGATGATGTGATTTTTGGGATTAAGACTCTTATTTAAGATCAAGTGCGCACACTTTTACTCGTTTTATTTAAGTGTTGGACAATTCGTTAATTTTaaacttgaaaaataaaaagaatttgtTCAAGTAATGGTTGGATATATTCTTTTTCTAGTGGattgctattttttttttgttataagaCTTTTATGTCAATAAATTGTATCAAAATACAATACTGAAAGGAAGACACATTTCATACATAAAATCTTTCATCTGATCGAGTGTACGTAGAGATGTCccataaaaatttagataaaaaatattgagatgTTTGAAAAAAACACTCGAAAGAAAAGTAAAATCCATGAATTAAAGAATGAAAAAGAgaactttaattaaaaattgtctCCCGACTCTTGAACGAAAAGCGAAATCCAtggattattaatttatagtaattactccctccgtccctcggaGTTATATACGTTTagattggacacggagattaagaaaagtgtataaattaAGATAAAGTAGtgggaaagaaaaagaaaagtgggtaaagtggcgggatccatcaatatttaattgatagatttggaaaagtggatgaaagtagtgggtggttgagacttttatattataaaaggttACCATTTtagaaaagttttgaaatgtatagaattgaatgggacatccagaaaaggaaagtgtatagaattcaaagggacggagggagtaaaatttatagtaattaaaattttttaaaaattattagtattttatattttgcatcattgattattgttgtattaaaaattaatatttgattactGAAATAGAGACAAAAATTTAAAGATGAAGCTGATTCTCATACCTCCATCTCATTTCCACCTCCTTGGTTATCAAAAACCTATACTCTAGGGGTTTGAGGTATGGGTTTCAAGTTTTATTTTTTGCAACCAAACATCAGTTATAGGTTTGGAATcatccaaacccatacctgattccaAATACCTGTGAGCCAAACGACCTCTTAAAAGACACGAGATCCCGGCAAAGGAAGAAAATAAAGAGGGGGAGAAAAAGGAGGAGGGAAAGAAAGAATCAGGCACGAAGATTTATGTCAGGCACCAAAACAATGTCATTTAAAATAACACAGTCGTGAATCGTCAattaatgaaaaacaaaatcactatataagataaaaaaaacCCATCAACTACAGCACTCCCTCGaaacaaacataataatttaaacaaatgaTACACAAAGATCACTACGTCATATTTAGTCTATtgcttcattttttttgttttgtttcccTGTTGTGTCTAAATGCATAGTAGGCTCTGACAACTAGTAATGTATGCATGCATCCTAGCCAAAGTTGAtatatttgaaacaaaatttagaGCATTGAGACAAAATATTAGGTAAATCTGaaaatatttagttaaaaagagcAACTAGCTAGCATTGAATCACCAAGTTCTATTCTAACACCAAGGCCTACTTTTTGATACTATATTATCGCAATGCATATAACTATTTTGCATTTTGTATAGCATATTACATTTGCTCTAAGTAAAATAGTTTTCTTCAAGTTGGGTGAGGAGATGTACCCTTCCCATAAATATTGCCTACAAGCTGTATTAGTCAAGTTGCAAATGAATTTGCAGATACTATGGGACAACAAAAATAGCGATGAGTTGAACTAGTGGTCATACTGGGCGGATCTAGTAAGAGACACCGGGGacaactcaaaaaaaaaaagaaatcaatATAGAATACCAATATGCATAGATGTGAAGGGAAAATTTATCCAGTTAATGCAAATGATACAGACTtataaatcaaatcattttatatCCCTGCAGAGTGCAGAGCCTCCGTTATGAATTTACACGTTGTTTCATATTCAAAATACAGTAGTGTCTTGATCCGCAGTTGAAGAGTATGCTCTAAAAGATTTAAGAAAATCTCTTGCGGAAGTTTTATTCTCAGCATTATTAACATTTTGCTAAATTCAACTGATAGCCATTCACATCTGTGCATGTTGATAATGCTGGAATTAGTATATTTCAgttaggatatatatatatatatatatatatatatatatatacacatacatatacatatatatatatatatatatatgtatgtatatatatatgtatatatatatgtatatatatatatatatatgtatgtgtgtgtatatatatatatatctatatgtatgtgtttatatatatatatatatatgtatgtatatatacatatatatatatatatatgtatgtatgtatgtatctatatatatatatagctagtAGTGCTCTGTACATTTACTCTTTACTTTTCCTATaacaaatttctcttcattTCACTGATAGCCACTCAGTTGCTTCCTTCTCCATTGTAATGGCTAGtacttttcttcttcttgtatTGTTGCTCGTCTCATTTGCTCCGAGGTTAAGTTTCTCCCTTAACCAAGAAGCAGCCTGTTTACACGAAATTAAACTCTTTCATTTTGACGATCCTGATAATGTGTTATCGGATTGGATACTGAAAGAGAACGATACGCGTTGTCACTGGTTTGGAATTACCTGTGATCGGCTAACTCTTTCTGTCAATTCCATCAACCTCTCTAACGCGCATATTGCTGGTGCGTTTCCCTCATCACTCCTCTGCCTCGGCCTTCCCAACTTGAATTTCGTCATTCTTGCTAACAACTCAATCAACTCCACACTCTCTGATGACATCTCCACGTGTCGGTCTCTGCAGTACCTCGATCTTTCTCAAAATCTCCTCACCGGAAAACTCCCTGCCACCTTGCCCAACATTCCTCATATTATACATATTGATTTTTCGGGTAACAGTTTTTTCGGGGATGTTCCTGCCAGTTTCGGGATGTTCAGGACCATCGAAACCATCTTCCTTAGTCAGAATTTTCTAGACGGAGCTATCCCTGAGTTTTTGGGTAATATTTCGAGTTTGAAGCAGTTGGATTTGTCAATGAACCAGCTTTTACCAAGTCGGATTCCTCCTGGACTTGGTAAAAGCTTGAGTGCATGTTCAGTGCATGTTCAGTGCATGTTCTGTGCATGTTATGTGCAACAAGTAGGTGTCTTTTAcactaaatttatttattcaacatGATAACAGAGCCGCATGATCTAGGGCTTGTGGGGTGAAATTCCTAACTCTCTTACCCGACTCAAGAATTTAATTCTTCTGGACTTGTTGGACAATAACCTAAAAGGTGTTATTTCAACTTCACTTACCCCATTGACTCGCATGGTTGTGGTTGTTTTATCTAATAACTCGTTGTCAGGTGAATTACTAGGGTTTGGATGGTAGTATAAAGGAATTAAGTGTATTTGATCCATCTAAGAATAAGTTGTTTGGGACAATTCTAGAAGAGCTGTGTTCGTTGCCACTTATGTCTCTGGATTTGTACGCAAATAATTTAGAAGGAAATTTACCGAAAATCAATGCCAATTCTCCTAATTAAATGGAATTAAGACTGTTTTCTAATCGTCTTACAAGAAAACTGCCTGAACAACTTGGTAAAAATTCACCTTTGGTGTGGTTGGATGTGacaaataatcaattttttggCAAAGTTCCAAAGAGCTTGTGTGATAATGGTGTTTTAGACAGTATTTTGGTAAAGCACAACAACTTTACTGGTGATATTCTAGTAAGGTTGGCCAAGTGTAGGAGTTTGACTCATGTTGTTCTTGATTACAACAACTTTTTTGGTCAAGTTCCAACAGAGTTTCAGGGAACCCCGAAATTgtgttaaaataaattgacGGGTTTTTTGGTTGTAGGGATAGATGAATGAACCCTGGTCATATTTGGTCGTTGAGGTCTATTTTTATACTTACTGGATTGGTGTTAGTGGTTGGAATCAGTTGGATTTAACGGAAGTGAATAAAATGTAAGAAGGTGAAAAGAGATGTAAATGAATCAAAATGCATGATAATGCCTTTTGATGATTTCAAATTCAGTAAAAATGAAATCGTAGGTGCTCTCGATGAAGATAACTTGACTGAAACCGTTGCTGCTGGGAAGGTTTTTAAGGTTGTTTTGAGTAATGCTGATGCGGTGGCTGTGAAAAAGATTTGGGATGGTTCTAAACTAGCAGACGAGAAGGGAGATGTTGAGAGATGTGGTTCAGTTCAAAATGAGGGTTCGAACCACAGATTGAGACGCTCAGAAAGGTTAGAAATAAGAATCTTGTCGGATTAGGGTGTTGTTGCACTTCAAAAGATTGTAAGTGCTTGGTGTATAGACCATGTACTTGACCTGAAACTTGAGTCCTATTTTAAGGAGAAAATGTGCAGATTTCTCAACATTGGTCTTCTTTGCACTAGTTTGCTACCTATTAACCACCCTTCAATGAGAAGAGCCCTTGATATGTTGCTAGAAATAGGTGGTTTCCGTAGCCAAATGAAGAATCTTAGAAGAAATGATGAAATGTCACCATATTATGACAAAGATGCTTCTATCAAGGAAGTAGAAGCAAAAGACACATAGATTGAATTATCACATACATACACTTCAGGTTACCCTCTTGGTTTATTGCAATTCAGTAGGATGTAGTTTGTCTTGAAACTTTGTGATGCAGAGCTCTGGTTTTGGTCTCTTTTTTCTTATAGAACAGTCAACTTGTGACTATTTTTGGTTTGACAAAGAAGAGCCCAACTAGACTTTCACTTATTTTGAGATATTGCTGTTGATTACTGTTGTGATCCTGTCACAATGAATTGCGAAATACCTTTCATATGATCCATTTTCGAGGATCCCTATTATTTATGTCATGTTTCATAAAACACTAACTTGATTTCCTTTGTTGCATATGAAGATGCACTCTTCCTTTTTTTGCTTTAAACCACAATCTAGTATTATCGGGGACTCTTCACTGGATTGTAATGTGGTTGCCCCTTGTGTatctttatatttgttttttctatTAATGTTCTGAGGTTATctgcaatatcttctatttaaaaaatatataaattttctatGAAATGATACTTAGTCATTGCTCTTTATAAGAAGAAAGGGATAATAAGATT includes:
- the LOC135149407 gene encoding receptor-like protein kinase HSL1, with translation MASTFLLLVLLLVSFAPRLSFSLNQEAACLHEIKLFHFDDPDNVLSDWILKENDTRCHWFGITCDRLTLSVNSINLSNAHIAGAFPSSLLCLGLPNLNFVILANNSINSTLSDDISTCRSLQYLDLSQNLLTGKLPATLPNIPHIIHIDFSGNSFFGDVPASFGMFRTIETIFLSQNFLDGAIPEFLGNISSLKQLDLSMNQLLPSRIPPGLGALDEDNLTETVAAGKVFKVVLSNADAVAVKKIWDGSKLADEKGDVERCGSVQNEGSNHRLRRSESLLPINHPSMRRALDMLLEIGGFRSQMKNLRRNDEMSPYYDKDASIKEVEAKDT